The following coding sequences are from one Halobaculum marinum window:
- a CDS encoding restriction endonuclease, with product MTGGGTGDPGGGRFDDAQSVRSLSADQLREVVASTWRASGWRVEAADADEDLFVATRGEDGETPRERRLLQVLCGGREPSAPTVRRAVEFMRRHDADGAVVVSTVGFGSGAVAVADAYGVDLVGPAALARAVDTTDEDAARDD from the coding sequence ATGACCGGGGGCGGAACTGGCGACCCTGGGGGTGGCCGCTTCGACGACGCGCAGTCGGTGCGCTCGCTGTCGGCCGACCAGCTCCGCGAGGTCGTCGCGTCGACGTGGCGAGCGTCGGGCTGGCGCGTCGAGGCCGCCGACGCCGACGAAGATCTGTTCGTCGCGACCCGAGGAGAGGACGGAGAGACGCCCCGCGAGCGACGCCTCCTCCAGGTGCTCTGTGGTGGGCGCGAGCCCAGCGCGCCGACCGTCAGGCGCGCCGTCGAGTTCATGCGCCGCCACGACGCCGATGGCGCGGTCGTTGTCTCGACAGTCGGGTTCGGCTCCGGCGCCGTCGCGGTCGCCGACGCCTACGGCGTCGACCTCGTGGGACCGGCGGCACTGGCGCGCGCCGTCGACACCACCGACGAGGACGCTGCTCGCGACGACTGA
- a CDS encoding Lrp/AsnC family transcriptional regulator — protein MDERDLRILKAIADLGTGSPERIHEETDIPVSTVHYRLNNLREAGVIRNDLYDLDLDALGLGVTVLVEVLADYAGEHEDVAGTIADIEGVTTLLSTMGETDFVAVAHLPDDDAVGRLLREFERVPAVERTNSTYVIETLYDDARALSSYSLESLVAALADE, from the coding sequence ATGGACGAGCGTGACCTCCGCATTCTCAAGGCGATCGCCGACCTCGGCACCGGGAGTCCCGAGCGGATCCACGAGGAGACCGACATCCCCGTCTCGACCGTCCACTATCGGCTGAACAACCTCCGCGAGGCGGGCGTCATCAGGAACGACCTGTACGACCTCGACCTCGACGCTCTCGGCCTCGGCGTGACCGTGTTGGTCGAGGTGCTCGCAGACTACGCCGGCGAACACGAAGACGTCGCCGGGACGATTGCCGACATCGAAGGGGTGACGACGCTGCTGTCGACGATGGGCGAGACGGACTTCGTCGCCGTCGCCCACCTCCCCGACGACGACGCAGTCGGGCGACTCCTCCGCGAGTTCGAACGAGTGCCGGCGGTCGAGCGGACGAACTCGACGTACGTGATCGAGACGCTGTACGACGACGCACGTGCGCTGTCGTCGTACTCGCTGGAGTCACTCGTGGCAGCGCTGGCGGACGAGTAG
- a CDS encoding DMT family transporter, translated as MPTTPVLFVLLATLWGGSFVAIEAGVKEWPPLLFAAVRYDIAGALVLVVAAVRAGRVLPRTRDDFAAVAVVAVFVVFAHHALLYVGQESVPGPVAAAVVALAPVVTALLAPALVGGEGLGVTGYAGVGVGFLGVVTVTDPGGAGGVAPMGAALVFAATVAFAVGTLLLRRVSPAISTAALQGWGMIAGALLLHFGSRVLGEPQTASTSPTGLLTLGFLVVGPGVVAFLLYFRLLSSVGATRTTLVGYLEPLTAAALAFAAFGYVPRPGAVAGFALVLAGFALVEGHTVRVLADGAAGRLRTVLP; from the coding sequence GTGCCGACGACTCCGGTTCTGTTCGTGCTGCTTGCGACGCTGTGGGGCGGGTCGTTCGTCGCCATCGAGGCCGGCGTGAAAGAGTGGCCACCGCTGCTGTTCGCGGCTGTCAGGTACGACATCGCGGGTGCGCTGGTGTTGGTCGTCGCCGCGGTTCGCGCGGGGCGAGTGCTCCCGCGGACGCGCGACGACTTCGCGGCGGTCGCCGTGGTCGCGGTGTTCGTGGTGTTCGCTCACCACGCGCTGTTGTACGTCGGGCAAGAGAGCGTCCCCGGTCCGGTCGCCGCCGCGGTGGTCGCGCTCGCACCGGTCGTCACGGCGTTGCTGGCCCCGGCGCTGGTCGGCGGGGAGGGCCTCGGCGTCACCGGGTACGCGGGTGTCGGCGTGGGGTTCCTCGGCGTCGTGACCGTCACCGACCCCGGCGGCGCTGGCGGCGTCGCTCCGATGGGGGCCGCGCTGGTGTTCGCGGCGACGGTCGCGTTCGCCGTCGGCACCCTCCTGTTGCGGCGCGTCTCACCGGCCATCTCGACGGCGGCGCTCCAGGGATGGGGGATGATCGCGGGTGCACTGTTGCTCCACTTCGGGAGCCGCGTCCTGGGTGAGCCACAGACGGCCTCGACGTCGCCGACCGGCCTGCTCACGCTCGGGTTCCTCGTCGTCGGCCCTGGCGTCGTCGCCTTCCTCCTGTACTTCCGCCTGCTGTCGTCGGTGGGCGCCACCCGCACGACGCTCGTCGGCTACCTCGAACCGCTCACGGCGGCTGCGCTGGCGTTCGCGGCGTTCGGCTACGTGCCCCGCCCCGGCGCAGTCGCAGGGTTCGCACTCGTGCTCGCCGGGTTCGCCCTCGTCGAGGGTCACACCGTTCGCGTCCTCGCCGACGGGGCCGCGGGACGGCTTCGGACCGTCTTGCCCTGA
- a CDS encoding AIM24 family protein has product MNLDDFVSANAPRERRERFELENSKLLDIDVDGSVLVKAGSMVAYEGDLSFTGKSSAEGGLTGFLKQAASGEGTPVMTVEGTGAVYVADQGKRIQVLDLDAGESISVNGNDVLAFEDRVSYEIGTVGSLAGASAAGLTNVYLSGPGMVAITTHGDPLVLTPPVKTDPAATVAWSGDLSPGIETNRSLGDMVGQSSNERYQMTFDGDEGFVVVQPYEERSPQR; this is encoded by the coding sequence ATGAATCTCGACGACTTCGTCAGCGCGAACGCCCCGCGAGAGCGACGCGAGCGATTCGAGTTGGAGAACAGCAAACTGCTCGACATCGACGTTGACGGCAGCGTCCTCGTCAAGGCCGGATCGATGGTCGCCTACGAGGGCGATCTGTCGTTCACCGGCAAGTCCTCCGCGGAGGGCGGCCTCACCGGGTTCCTCAAGCAGGCGGCCAGCGGCGAGGGGACGCCGGTGATGACGGTCGAGGGCACCGGCGCGGTGTATGTCGCCGACCAGGGCAAGCGCATCCAGGTGCTCGACCTCGACGCCGGCGAGTCCATCTCCGTCAACGGCAACGACGTGCTGGCGTTCGAGGATCGCGTCTCCTACGAGATCGGGACGGTCGGGAGCCTCGCCGGCGCGTCCGCCGCCGGCCTCACGAACGTGTACCTCTCGGGTCCCGGGATGGTCGCGATCACGACCCACGGCGACCCGCTCGTGTTGACGCCCCCGGTGAAGACCGACCCCGCGGCGACGGTTGCCTGGAGCGGCGACCTCTCGCCCGGCATCGAGACGAACCGGAGCCTCGGCGACATGGTCGGCCAGTCGTCAAACGAGCGCTACCAGATGACGTTCGACGGCGACGAGGGGTTCGTCGTCGTCCAGCCGTACGAGGAGCGATCCCCCCAGCGCTGA
- a CDS encoding GNAT family N-acetyltransferase → MSIEIRPVEDDETWNSYLEHACTATPFHRAEALDVLSAASGARLHRLGGFKGQEPVGVFPVFEVDRGPVKGVFSPPPELKVPYLGPSLVLRGGAPKRRRLERQHHEFVEQTLDYLSETVDPALVHLRTPPGYDDVRPFSWRAYEVDPRYTYVIDLTTDEDDLLASFSSDARRNVTDDYAIDYEIGPGGAAEIETIIEQTAARHADQGESFPVDASFVVDLYEALPEGMVRPTVCRVDSEVVAGTICIEGYGTAIRWLGSAKPSCDLPANDILDWHYCRAAADRGVTAFDLAGANNQRIAEYKAKFAPELVPYYRLKSCSRTMDMAVSLYNKLR, encoded by the coding sequence ATGAGCATCGAGATCCGCCCGGTCGAGGACGACGAGACGTGGAACAGCTACCTGGAGCACGCGTGCACGGCGACGCCGTTCCACCGCGCGGAGGCGCTCGATGTGCTCTCGGCGGCGAGCGGCGCGCGCCTCCACCGACTTGGCGGCTTCAAGGGACAGGAACCGGTCGGCGTCTTCCCCGTGTTCGAGGTCGACCGGGGACCGGTGAAAGGGGTGTTTTCGCCGCCCCCGGAGCTGAAGGTGCCGTACCTCGGCCCGTCGCTCGTGCTCCGCGGTGGCGCGCCGAAGCGCCGCCGCCTCGAACGCCAACACCACGAGTTCGTCGAACAGACACTCGACTACCTCTCTGAAACGGTCGACCCGGCGCTCGTGCACCTCCGGACGCCACCCGGCTACGACGACGTGCGGCCGTTCTCGTGGCGAGCGTACGAGGTCGACCCGCGGTACACGTACGTCATCGACCTCACGACCGACGAGGACGACCTGCTGGCGAGCTTCAGTTCGGACGCCCGTCGAAACGTCACCGACGACTACGCGATCGACTACGAGATCGGTCCCGGCGGCGCCGCCGAGATCGAGACGATCATCGAGCAGACAGCGGCGCGCCACGCCGACCAAGGGGAGTCGTTCCCTGTCGACGCGTCGTTCGTCGTGGACCTCTACGAGGCGCTGCCGGAGGGGATGGTCCGGCCGACGGTGTGTCGCGTCGACAGCGAGGTCGTCGCGGGCACCATCTGTATCGAGGGGTACGGCACGGCGATCCGGTGGCTCGGCTCCGCCAAGCCGTCGTGTGACCTCCCAGCAAACGACATCCTCGACTGGCACTACTGTCGAGCCGCCGCCGACCGCGGCGTTACGGCGTTCGACCTAGCCGGCGCCAACAACCAGCGCATCGCCGAGTACAAGGCAAAGTTCGCGCCGGAGTTGGTCCCGTACTACCGGCTCAAGAGCTGTTCGCGAACGATGGACATGGCCGTCTCGCTGTACAACAAACTGCGCTGA
- a CDS encoding CPBP family intramembrane glutamic endopeptidase, whose protein sequence is MSTPTEVNMVDRSNDGLDRESRRPRARAVGVATGLTLAAFVASLVTGIVFAVPALLAGVDVTSPLAFLALLVAGQVGMVAVGAAYVWRTGFVVPVAVPDRRQIRETVVATVAALVAAVALIALVSAAGLAPGSVLEGAVTAEPRLLLGLAALSVVLVAPIEEFLFRGVIQGRLRLAFGPVGAVAGASLLFGSLHLANYTGAVGSVVVGALLIAVVGAVFGALYERTGNLVAPIVAHGVYNAVLFLGSYAVA, encoded by the coding sequence ATGAGCACACCAACCGAGGTCAACATGGTGGACCGCTCCAACGATGGTTTGGACCGGGAGTCTCGGCGCCCGCGAGCGAGAGCGGTCGGCGTGGCGACGGGGCTGACGCTCGCGGCGTTCGTCGCCTCGCTGGTGACCGGCATCGTGTTCGCCGTCCCGGCGCTGCTCGCCGGCGTCGACGTGACGAGTCCGCTCGCGTTCCTCGCGCTGTTGGTCGCCGGCCAGGTTGGCATGGTCGCCGTCGGCGCGGCGTACGTGTGGCGGACCGGCTTCGTCGTCCCCGTCGCTGTCCCCGACCGGCGGCAGATCCGGGAGACGGTCGTCGCCACGGTCGCTGCGCTCGTCGCGGCGGTCGCCCTGATCGCACTCGTGTCGGCCGCGGGACTCGCTCCCGGGTCGGTCCTGGAGGGCGCTGTGACCGCCGAGCCGCGACTCCTCCTCGGACTGGCCGCGCTCTCGGTGGTGCTAGTCGCCCCCATCGAGGAGTTCCTCTTCCGCGGCGTGATCCAGGGACGACTTCGCCTGGCGTTCGGCCCGGTCGGCGCCGTCGCGGGCGCGTCGCTACTGTTCGGGTCGCTCCACCTCGCGAACTACACTGGCGCGGTCGGGAGCGTCGTCGTGGGCGCGCTGCTGATCGCGGTCGTCGGCGCGGTGTTCGGCGCGCTGTACGAGCGCACCGGCAACCTCGTGGCCCCCATCGTCGCCCATGGTGTCTACAACGCCGTGTTGTTCCTCGGGAGCTACGCCGTCGCCTGA
- a CDS encoding DUF7563 family protein, whose protein sequence is MPECVTCGSHVTEQFARVFGDNRNVVHRCIACSRAADLDESPAPGDGEGRRDRRELTTWS, encoded by the coding sequence ATGCCAGAGTGCGTGACATGCGGCAGCCACGTGACGGAGCAGTTCGCACGAGTGTTCGGAGACAACCGAAACGTTGTGCATCGCTGCATCGCGTGTTCGCGAGCGGCGGACCTCGACGAGAGCCCGGCGCCGGGCGACGGCGAGGGCAGGCGTGACCGACGCGAGTTGACGACCTGGAGCTAG
- a CDS encoding HalOD1 output domain-containing protein produces MPSFTDRLPDAVDPRSPWLTPTEQLLLVFERLGVDPASQSPVLQDSIDADALNCLVESSSAVVSFELWGYWVRITPSVVELYGVGA; encoded by the coding sequence ATGCCAAGCTTCACCGACCGACTGCCGGACGCCGTCGACCCGCGGAGCCCGTGGCTCACGCCGACGGAGCAGTTGCTGCTCGTGTTCGAACGGCTCGGTGTAGACCCGGCGTCGCAGTCGCCGGTCCTCCAAGACTCGATCGACGCCGACGCGTTGAACTGCCTCGTAGAGTCGTCGAGTGCGGTCGTCTCGTTCGAACTGTGGGGGTACTGGGTGCGAATTACCCCGTCCGTGGTCGAACTGTACGGCGTCGGGGCGTGA
- a CDS encoding alkaline phosphatase family protein — MLDEGRLPTLASLFEGGVSGDLDSQIPPWTPSAWPSLYTGVNPGKHGVYDFLRFDGYDWGLVDRTDVREHAIWELLDQRGLTSVVVNVPVTGPPRPFDGALVPGYVSPEEPTCHPEGLLDDLRDALGEYAIYAPAHAKGDEKIEWYERLTEMRGAAFRHLARKYDPHFGFLQFQQTDTVFHEQPENDEAVRRVFEAVDDEIARTLDECDPDTVIVASDHGIGPYAGPEFRVNTFLDEESFVQTTTGEGGMPTWGELARDGNDSPSLTRRIVQGASALGFTSQRIGRILGALRLDGFVLDHVSKETVHAATERVDFPVSTAYMRSRTELGVRINKAGREPNGVVSPSEYPSVRDDLIAALEAVRTPDGEPVFSAVVPREEVYHGPYLEEAPDIVVLPAEFDVYLSASLRDEQFGPPSEPWNHKPTGIVSMTGTGVDPDAPLGRPHLFDVAPTVLSAMGVPPSDRMDGETLEPVSSVPPIEYAPFSARDIDRADTEEVRARLSGLGYLEGDR, encoded by the coding sequence ATGCTCGACGAGGGGCGACTGCCGACGCTCGCCTCGCTGTTCGAGGGAGGCGTCTCGGGGGATCTGGACTCGCAGATCCCGCCGTGGACGCCGAGCGCGTGGCCGTCGCTGTACACCGGTGTCAACCCCGGAAAACACGGCGTGTACGACTTCCTCCGGTTCGACGGCTACGACTGGGGCCTCGTCGACCGCACGGACGTCCGCGAACACGCCATCTGGGAACTGCTCGACCAGCGCGGACTCACCAGCGTCGTGGTGAACGTCCCGGTGACTGGGCCGCCTCGACCGTTCGACGGGGCACTAGTCCCAGGGTACGTCTCCCCCGAGGAACCGACCTGCCACCCCGAGGGCCTGCTCGACGACCTCCGCGACGCACTCGGTGAATACGCGATCTACGCACCCGCGCACGCGAAGGGAGATGAGAAGATCGAGTGGTACGAGCGGCTTACCGAGATGCGTGGGGCGGCGTTCCGCCATCTCGCCCGGAAGTACGACCCTCACTTCGGCTTCCTCCAGTTCCAGCAGACGGACACCGTCTTCCACGAACAGCCGGAGAATGACGAGGCAGTTCGACGCGTGTTCGAAGCGGTCGACGACGAGATCGCTCGCACCCTCGACGAGTGCGACCCCGACACGGTGATCGTCGCCAGCGACCACGGGATCGGCCCGTACGCGGGGCCGGAGTTCCGCGTGAACACGTTCCTCGACGAGGAGTCGTTCGTCCAGACGACGACGGGCGAAGGCGGGATGCCGACATGGGGCGAACTCGCCCGCGACGGGAACGACTCGCCGTCGTTAACACGCCGGATCGTCCAGGGCGCGTCTGCGCTCGGGTTCACGAGCCAGCGGATCGGGCGCATCCTCGGGGCGCTGCGCCTCGACGGGTTCGTCCTCGATCACGTCTCTAAGGAGACCGTCCACGCCGCGACCGAGCGCGTCGACTTCCCCGTCTCGACGGCGTACATGCGCTCGCGCACGGAGTTGGGGGTCCGGATCAACAAGGCCGGTCGCGAACCGAACGGGGTCGTCTCGCCCAGTGAGTACCCGTCCGTCCGCGACGACTTAATCGCCGCGCTGGAGGCGGTTCGGACGCCGGACGGCGAGCCGGTGTTCTCCGCCGTCGTCCCGCGGGAGGAGGTGTACCACGGTCCGTACTTGGAGGAGGCGCCCGACATCGTCGTGCTCCCCGCGGAGTTCGACGTGTACCTCTCGGCGTCCCTGCGCGACGAGCAGTTCGGGCCGCCGTCCGAGCCGTGGAACCACAAGCCGACCGGCATCGTCTCGATGACCGGCACCGGCGTCGACCCCGACGCCCCACTCGGTCGCCCACACCTGTTCGACGTGGCCCCGACGGTGCTGTCGGCGATGGGTGTTCCGCCGAGCGACCGGATGGACGGGGAGACGCTCGAACCCGTGTCGTCGGTGCCGCCCATCGAGTACGCACCGTTCAGCGCCCGCGACATCGACCGCGCCGACACCGAAGAGGTCAGAGCGCGACTGTCGGGGCTCGGCTACCTCGAGGGGGACCGATGA
- a CDS encoding hybrid sensor histidine kinase/response regulator: MSGSPDPVALLHVDGDRSFAADVQATLATVDGGVDVERVSTVRDARAALDDGGFDCVVTAYALPDGDGVELVEVARAAGHTLPFVLFADDDCSIPTGEAVGADLAGYLPKDTSDDSVAALATATRAAVAAHRTDTDGRHLDDPEPDLANWTTRRDDRFDAAFEALPYPAAHVDIADGVNVVKSVNSAFESVFGVDRQTAAGRSINDLIVPPDGVSSARAIDDRVAAGELVEAELERVTADGPKQFLFRAQGFEGADGGGEALGVYVEITERNRRQRELERYARIIEAAGDPVYTLDAEGNFSYVNRQLGALTGYDSDDLVGEHVSTLMDPEDVRRGTDLIRELISDPERERGTVRILIKTDDGEKIQTETHIALLPRDDEAHDAFAGTVGVIRDITDRVERERRLEAQNERLDAFTGVVGHDLRNPLNVAQGHLDLARESDDPVRCADSFEAVERSLERMERLIDSLLVLAREGEPVVEPEPVRIADVAEACKPMAETMGGTLDVRASGRVLADESRVQQLVENLVRNAIEHGQEGVTVSVVDTDDGFAVMDDGPGIPEDVRENVFETGYSTTVDGTGLGLSIVARVAEDHGWELSVDECAENGTRIEVNGITRPDGRTDERQTEEQRADDAA, translated from the coding sequence ATGAGTGGTTCACCAGATCCCGTCGCGCTCCTCCACGTCGACGGGGACCGTTCGTTCGCTGCCGACGTTCAGGCGACGCTGGCGACCGTCGACGGTGGGGTCGACGTGGAGCGCGTGTCGACGGTCCGCGACGCGCGGGCCGCGCTCGACGACGGCGGATTCGACTGCGTCGTCACGGCGTACGCGCTCCCCGACGGCGACGGCGTGGAGTTGGTGGAGGTGGCGCGTGCGGCGGGACACACCCTCCCGTTCGTGCTGTTCGCAGACGACGACTGTTCAATCCCGACGGGTGAAGCGGTCGGTGCGGATCTCGCAGGGTACCTCCCGAAAGATACCAGCGACGACAGCGTCGCGGCGCTCGCGACCGCCACCCGAGCCGCCGTAGCGGCCCACCGAACGGACACGGACGGGCGGCATCTCGACGATCCCGAACCCGATCTGGCGAACTGGACGACCCGGCGGGACGACCGCTTCGACGCCGCGTTCGAAGCGCTCCCGTACCCCGCCGCCCACGTCGACATCGCGGACGGCGTCAACGTCGTCAAGTCGGTGAACTCGGCGTTCGAGTCGGTCTTCGGCGTCGACCGCCAGACGGCCGCCGGGCGGTCGATCAACGACTTGATCGTTCCACCCGACGGCGTGAGTTCGGCCCGGGCCATCGACGACCGTGTCGCTGCTGGCGAGTTAGTCGAGGCTGAACTCGAACGGGTGACGGCCGATGGGCCCAAGCAGTTCCTCTTTCGCGCGCAGGGGTTCGAGGGCGCCGACGGCGGGGGCGAGGCGCTCGGCGTCTACGTCGAGATCACTGAACGGAACCGCCGCCAGCGCGAGTTGGAGCGGTACGCACGAATTATCGAGGCTGCGGGCGACCCGGTGTACACGCTCGATGCGGAGGGGAACTTCTCGTACGTGAACCGTCAACTCGGGGCGCTCACGGGCTACGACTCGGATGACCTCGTCGGCGAACACGTGTCCACGCTCATGGACCCCGAGGATGTGCGCCGCGGGACGGACCTCATTCGAGAACTGATCTCTGACCCCGAGCGAGAGCGCGGGACAGTGAGGATACTCATCAAGACCGATGACGGAGAGAAGATACAGACGGAGACGCACATCGCCTTGCTGCCGCGAGATGATGAGGCCCACGACGCCTTCGCGGGCACCGTCGGAGTGATCCGCGACATCACCGACCGGGTCGAGCGCGAACGCCGGCTGGAAGCCCAGAACGAACGACTCGACGCGTTCACGGGCGTCGTCGGGCATGACCTCCGGAACCCGCTCAACGTCGCGCAGGGGCACCTCGACCTCGCACGTGAGAGCGACGACCCCGTGCGCTGCGCGGATTCGTTCGAGGCCGTCGAACGTTCGCTCGAACGCATGGAGAGGTTGATCGACAGCTTACTCGTGCTCGCACGGGAGGGCGAACCGGTCGTCGAACCGGAGCCGGTTCGGATCGCCGACGTGGCCGAGGCGTGCAAGCCGATGGCCGAGACGATGGGCGGCACGCTGGACGTACGCGCCTCGGGACGAGTGCTCGCCGACGAGAGCCGAGTCCAACAGCTCGTCGAGAACCTCGTCCGCAACGCGATCGAACACGGGCAAGAGGGCGTCACCGTCAGCGTCGTCGACACCGACGACGGTTTCGCCGTCATGGACGACGGTCCTGGCATCCCGGAAGACGTGCGGGAGAACGTGTTCGAGACGGGCTACTCGACGACCGTGGACGGGACGGGGCTCGGGCTGAGTATCGTCGCGCGCGTCGCCGAAGACCACGGGTGGGAACTGTCGGTCGACGAGTGTGCCGAAAACGGGACGAGGATCGAGGTCAACGGGATAACGCGTCCCGACGGGCGGACCGACGAGCGGCAGACCGAGGAGCAACGAGCCGACGACGCCGCCTGA
- a CDS encoding HalOD1 output domain-containing protein, giving the protein MEIYTTVCKAVVVVIVPMTVDKSAGGDTASQGPTDRSEWTEFDRPSTAVVVAVAEATGRDSTELQVLNESIDGDALDALLTDSPKQVEVSFEYAGATVRLSSDGTLVVETFE; this is encoded by the coding sequence GTGGAGATATATACGACGGTTTGTAAGGCGGTGGTAGTAGTTATCGTACCTATGACGGTAGACAAGAGCGCGGGCGGCGACACGGCGAGTCAGGGGCCGACTGACCGGTCAGAGTGGACCGAGTTCGACCGACCGAGTACAGCCGTCGTCGTTGCGGTCGCTGAGGCGACCGGGAGAGATTCGACGGAGCTCCAGGTACTCAACGAGAGCATCGACGGTGACGCACTCGACGCACTGCTTACCGACTCACCCAAACAGGTCGAAGTAAGCTTCGAGTACGCTGGTGCGACCGTCCGACTCTCTTCGGACGGCACTCTCGTAGTCGAGACGTTCGAGTGA
- a CDS encoding right-handed parallel beta-helix repeat-containing protein yields MADSHTGDDERNERPTNENEQATASANRRTLLKGIGAFATVGAGGVLASEAASAAGDFGDYSSPSGEVTIPAGEYTWDDDDLDIGSSDALIGGGNPGDVVVNMAGGTMDGNISGRFENIVIRGDNKDSKSGIDVADGAVIDGFHWPEGGQQSEDRCFYNPDGGTRATVKNSSWAWMVNNGAYTDKMPMTYENCASINNNIAGIRVGHRESDTSDVTYIRNCLIALTQTPEYDDTNSPHARGIRMRQKGTFVIENCYFVYLDVDGAADLIEIHDGAEDSDVTIRNCAFYNDTDRDLVRDKGNGMADVTIEDCSFHGSGSDRIEPDYDGNGLVDKDVTFPLPSEITGYKVADEAEGVGAGIGPWDGSSTGSTSTTDEEDTTDPANYEHTLVLEASEENPVDDSATPGDFDLDVFVSGEATFGETAEQDQDSITSTSDGGSQIEVNNLKPGELDSFRFNGEVVDYMMDDGYDVTVSLDGNTTTFAELVGEETSTGDTTDDSTDDSTDGSTDGSTDDSTDGSTDGSTDGSTDGSTDGSTDGSTDGGSTSTDDLTKRVVVDGDNSGRPTNYTFTVSGDVVRDEDASSRTADGTNWDRVQDFAQDGQVIGLVGSGVDAYRFSGNITSVTVDGEATFTVERGL; encoded by the coding sequence ATGGCAGACAGCCATACCGGGGATGACGAACGGAATGAGCGACCTACCAACGAGAACGAGCAGGCTACCGCGTCTGCGAACCGCCGAACGCTGCTGAAGGGTATCGGCGCGTTCGCGACGGTCGGCGCCGGCGGCGTGCTGGCGTCGGAGGCTGCGTCCGCGGCCGGCGACTTCGGCGACTACAGTTCCCCCTCGGGTGAGGTCACGATCCCGGCGGGCGAGTACACGTGGGACGACGACGACCTCGACATCGGGTCGAGCGACGCGCTGATCGGGGGCGGCAACCCCGGCGACGTCGTCGTGAACATGGCCGGCGGGACGATGGACGGCAACATCTCGGGGCGCTTCGAGAACATCGTCATCCGCGGCGACAACAAGGACTCGAAGTCCGGCATCGACGTCGCGGACGGTGCGGTCATCGACGGCTTCCACTGGCCGGAGGGCGGCCAGCAGAGCGAGGACCGCTGTTTCTACAACCCTGACGGCGGAACCCGTGCGACCGTCAAGAACTCCTCGTGGGCGTGGATGGTCAACAACGGTGCGTACACGGACAAGATGCCGATGACGTACGAGAACTGTGCGTCGATCAACAACAACATCGCGGGCATCCGCGTCGGTCACCGCGAGTCCGACACGAGCGACGTCACGTACATTAGGAACTGCCTAATCGCCCTGACGCAGACGCCGGAGTATGACGACACCAACTCCCCGCACGCCCGCGGTATCCGGATGCGCCAGAAGGGGACGTTCGTCATCGAGAACTGTTACTTCGTCTACTTGGACGTCGACGGCGCCGCGGACCTCATCGAGATCCACGACGGCGCGGAGGACTCCGACGTCACCATCCGCAACTGCGCGTTCTACAACGACACCGACCGCGACCTCGTGCGTGACAAGGGGAACGGCATGGCGGACGTCACCATCGAGGACTGCTCGTTCCACGGCTCCGGGAGCGACCGGATCGAGCCCGACTACGACGGCAACGGGCTCGTCGACAAGGACGTCACCTTCCCGCTGCCCTCGGAGATCACCGGCTACAAGGTGGCCGACGAGGCAGAGGGCGTCGGCGCGGGCATCGGCCCGTGGGACGGCTCCTCGACCGGCTCGACCTCCACGACCGACGAAGAGGACACGACCGACCCCGCCAACTACGAGCACACGCTCGTCTTGGAGGCGAGTGAGGAGAACCCGGTCGACGACTCGGCGACGCCCGGCGACTTCGACCTCGACGTGTTCGTCTCCGGTGAGGCGACGTTCGGCGAGACCGCCGAGCAGGACCAAGACTCCATCACCTCGACGAGCGACGGCGGGTCGCAGATCGAGGTGAACAACCTCAAGCCCGGCGAGCTCGACTCGTTCCGCTTCAACGGCGAGGTCGTCGACTACATGATGGACGACGGCTACGACGTGACCGTCTCGCTCGACGGGAACACGACCACGTTCGCGGAACTCGTCGGCGAAGAAACGAGCACCGGCGACACCACGGACGACTCCACCGACGACTCCACCGACGGCTCCACGGACGGGAGTACGGACGACTCCACCGACGGGAGCACCGACGGCAGTACCGACGGCTCCACCGACGGGAGTACGGACGGCTCCACGGACGGGTCCACCGATGGTGGGTCGACGTCGACCGACGACCTGACGAAGCGCGTCGTCGTCGACGGCGACAACAGCGGTCGCCCGACGAACTACACGTTCACGGTCTCCGGTGACGTCGTCCGCGACGAGGACGCCAGCAGCCGCACGGCGGACGGCACCAACTGGGACCGCGTCCAGGACTTCGCACAGGACGGACAGGTCATCGGCCTCGTCGGCAGCGGCGTCGACGCCTACCGCTTCAGCGGGAACATCACCAGCGTGACCGTTGACGGCGAGGCGACGTTCACCGTCGAACGGGGGCTGTGA